Proteins from a genomic interval of Gordonia sp. SL306:
- the rpsO gene encoding 30S ribosomal protein S15 gives MALTVTQKKEILAEYGLHETDTGSPEAQVAMLTKRITDLTEHLKEHKHDHHSRRGLLLLVGRRRRLLKYVAKVDINRYRSLIERLGLRR, from the coding sequence ATGGCATTGACTGTCACCCAGAAGAAGGAAATCCTCGCCGAGTACGGGCTGCACGAGACCGACACCGGCTCGCCCGAAGCGCAGGTCGCCATGCTGACCAAGCGCATCACCGACCTGACCGAGCACCTCAAGGAGCACAAGCACGATCACCACAGCCGTCGTGGTCTGCTGCTTCTCGTGGGTCGCCGTCGTCGTCTGCTCAAGTACGTCGCGAAGGTCGACATCAACCGTTACCGCTCGCTGATCGAGCGCCTGGGTCTGCGTCGCTGA